Proteins co-encoded in one Nitrospiria bacterium genomic window:
- a CDS encoding threonine aldolase family protein, whose protein sequence is MPIIDLRSDTVTKPSPAMRKAMADAEVGDDVFGEDPTVIKLQEKAAELTGRETALFVPSGIMANQLAIRSLTEPGDEVIIEAQAHIFHYEAGAGGALSGVQFYGLPGKRGILDSEQIKDAIRTNEYYLPPTRLICLENTHNRGSGTVYPHEKIKAISKLARERGVSLHLDGARIFNASAASGIPVSEYAKYFDTVSFCVSKGLGAPVGSLLCTSKEKLPKLRRLRRMFGGGMRQAGILAAGGFYALENNIKRLAEDHQNA, encoded by the coding sequence ATGCCAATAATCGACCTCAGATCCGACACCGTCACCAAACCCTCCCCAGCTATGCGGAAAGCCATGGCTGACGCAGAGGTCGGTGATGATGTGTTTGGGGAAGATCCCACCGTCATCAAACTACAGGAAAAAGCCGCTGAGCTAACCGGAAGGGAAACCGCACTCTTCGTCCCCTCTGGAATTATGGCCAACCAATTGGCCATTCGATCCCTAACAGAACCCGGTGATGAGGTCATCATTGAAGCCCAGGCCCATATTTTTCATTACGAAGCCGGAGCGGGCGGAGCTTTAAGCGGGGTTCAGTTTTACGGTCTCCCGGGAAAGCGGGGGATTTTAGACTCCGAGCAGATCAAAGACGCCATTCGAACCAATGAGTACTACCTTCCCCCCACTCGCCTCATCTGCCTTGAGAATACCCACAACCGGGGAAGTGGAACCGTTTACCCTCATGAAAAAATCAAAGCTATTTCAAAGTTGGCCAGGGAAAGAGGGGTGTCCCTTCATTTAGATGGCGCCAGAATTTTCAACGCATCGGCTGCATCTGGAATACCAGTTTCCGAATACGCTAAATATTTCGATACAGTCTCATTTTGTGTTTCTAAAGGACTTGGAGCACCGGTAGGGTCATTGCTCTGTACCTCAAAAGAAAAGCTTCCGAAATTACGCCGGTTGCGCCGCATGTTCGGCGGAGGAATGCGTCAGGCCGGCATTCTAGCCGCTGGAGGCTTTTACGCATTGGAAAACAATATCAAACGTTTAGCGGAGGATCATCAAAACGCATAA
- a CDS encoding septum formation initiator family protein — MAQNRKRSDVRRRKKNQRRLILAIGLFFGLSVLLSFFFGERGLMGFLRMQNKKSQLTEEIQNFKEQNADLLKEAEALRNDPEHIEGLARERLGMIQKGELIYQFEKTP, encoded by the coding sequence ATGGCCCAAAACCGAAAAAGATCGGATGTTAGGCGAAGGAAAAAAAATCAAAGACGGCTGATTCTTGCCATTGGTTTATTCTTCGGGCTATCCGTTCTACTCTCCTTTTTCTTTGGAGAAAGAGGACTAATGGGTTTTTTAAGAATGCAGAATAAAAAATCCCAACTGACAGAGGAAATTCAAAATTTTAAGGAACAAAACGCCGATCTTCTAAAAGAGGCGGAAGCGTTACGAAACGACCCTGAACATATTGAAGGCCTGGCCCGAGAACGCCTTGGAATGATCCAAAAAGGCGAGTTGATTTATCAATTCGAAAAAACCCCCTGA
- the eno gene encoding phosphopyruvate hydratase — protein MSDILDVFAREILDSRGNPTVEADVILESGAMGRAAVPSGASTGEREAVELRDGTKSRYLGKGVAKAVGHVNDEIGPQINGLDAQEQVFIDEVMIELDGTPNKSRLGANAILAVSLAVAKAAAEEVGLPFYRYLGGVNARLLPLPMMNILNGGAHADNALDIQEFMIMPVGATSFAESLRMGVEVFHHLKKVLTKKGYTTAVGDEGGFAPALGSNEEALDLILLAIKEAGYKPGKNISLALDAAASEFFKGGKYHFKSGKSRVKSSDEMIKFYQGLVDRYPIVSIEDGLSEKDWKGWERLTERLGDRIQLVGDDIFVTNVEILRKGIEKGIANSLLVKLNQIGTLTETLEAIELAKNNGYCAVVSHRSGETEDTTISDLVVATNAGQIKTGSLSRTDRIVKYNQLLRIEEDLGEAALFQVPDEFKTI, from the coding sequence GTGAGTGACATTTTAGATGTTTTTGCAAGGGAAATTTTAGATTCCCGGGGAAACCCCACCGTAGAGGCGGATGTGATTTTGGAATCCGGAGCGATGGGCCGTGCCGCAGTACCATCGGGTGCATCCACAGGTGAACGTGAAGCCGTCGAGTTGCGGGATGGAACGAAATCCCGTTACCTTGGAAAAGGGGTGGCCAAAGCGGTGGGCCATGTGAATGATGAAATCGGCCCCCAAATTAACGGGCTGGATGCTCAAGAACAGGTTTTTATTGATGAGGTCATGATTGAACTGGATGGAACCCCCAATAAATCCCGGTTGGGCGCAAATGCTATTTTAGCGGTTTCTCTTGCTGTTGCTAAGGCGGCGGCGGAGGAAGTGGGTCTTCCTTTTTACCGGTATTTGGGTGGGGTCAACGCCAGACTGTTGCCTTTGCCGATGATGAATATTCTAAACGGAGGGGCCCATGCCGACAATGCCTTGGATATTCAGGAATTTATGATTATGCCGGTGGGGGCAACATCCTTTGCGGAATCGTTGCGTATGGGAGTGGAGGTTTTTCATCATCTGAAAAAGGTCCTCACCAAAAAAGGGTATACCACCGCGGTGGGAGATGAAGGTGGGTTTGCCCCCGCACTGGGGTCTAATGAGGAGGCCTTAGACCTCATTCTTTTGGCGATTAAAGAAGCGGGGTATAAACCCGGAAAAAATATTTCACTGGCTTTGGATGCCGCAGCCAGTGAATTTTTTAAAGGGGGGAAGTATCATTTTAAATCGGGTAAAAGCAGGGTTAAAAGCTCCGATGAAATGATTAAATTCTACCAGGGTCTTGTGGATCGATACCCGATCGTTTCCATCGAAGATGGGCTTTCAGAGAAGGATTGGAAGGGGTGGGAGAGGCTTACCGAACGTTTAGGAGACCGAATTCAACTGGTGGGAGATGATATTTTTGTCACCAATGTTGAAATTTTAAGGAAAGGAATTGAAAAGGGAATTGCAAATTCTCTATTGGTAAAACTTAATCAAATTGGCACATTGACAGAGACCCTGGAGGCCATCGAATTGGCCAAAAATAACGGATATTGCGCAGTGGTCTCCCATCGATCGGGAGAGACGGAAGACACCACCATTTCCGATCTTGTCGTAGCCACCAACGCTGGCCAGATCAAAACCGGTTCTCTTTCCAGGACTGATCGTATTGTGAAATACAATCAGCTTTTAAGAATTGAAGAAGATTTAGGTGAAGCGGCATTGTTTCAAGTACCGGATGAGTTTAAAACCATTTAA
- the gatB gene encoding Asp-tRNA(Asn)/Glu-tRNA(Gln) amidotransferase subunit GatB, with product MTKLAAEKKYEPVIGLEVHAQMLSHSKIFCGCSTSFGKEPNSQTCPICIGLPGVLPVLNRRVVEFAIKLGLSTHGDISPYSRFARKNYFYPDLPKGYQISQFHLPIVENGHLDIWVDGQVKRVGLTRIHMEEDAGKNLHEGIDSASHVDLNRAGVPLLEIVSQPEIRSSEEAVAYLKALRDILIYLEICDGNMEEGSFRCDANVSIRPSGSETFGTRVEIKNLNSFRFVQKAIEYEIKRQEEVLADGGAIVLETRLWDSQHGRTSPLRSKEEAHDYRYFPEPDLVPLQIESKWIEEIKKGLPELPEAKRARFVKTFNLPPYDAGVLTSSRALADYFEACVTLINKPKMVSNWIMTEVLRTLKGASDISEQDESLFFEKTMPPSRLVELLKLIDQSVISNTIGKSVFEEMIQKKGASAESIVKEKGVAQVSDEGALERMIDQIIASHEKEVKEFKSGKEKLFGFFVGQVMKLSKGKANPGKVNELLKKKLKSERLEA from the coding sequence ATGACCAAGTTGGCAGCCGAGAAGAAATATGAACCGGTAATCGGTTTGGAGGTTCATGCCCAAATGCTGAGCCATTCAAAGATTTTTTGTGGCTGCAGCACATCATTTGGGAAGGAACCCAATAGCCAAACCTGCCCAATTTGTATTGGCCTCCCCGGAGTCCTCCCGGTTTTAAACCGCCGGGTGGTGGAATTTGCCATTAAACTGGGCCTTTCCACCCACGGAGATATTTCCCCCTACAGCCGTTTTGCGCGGAAGAATTATTTTTACCCGGACCTTCCTAAGGGGTATCAAATTTCTCAGTTTCACCTTCCCATTGTTGAGAATGGGCATTTGGATATCTGGGTGGACGGCCAGGTCAAACGGGTTGGCCTGACCCGGATTCATATGGAAGAAGATGCGGGGAAAAACCTTCATGAAGGAATCGATAGTGCCAGCCATGTAGATCTCAACCGGGCCGGTGTTCCCTTATTGGAGATTGTCAGCCAGCCCGAAATCCGTTCTTCCGAAGAAGCGGTGGCCTATCTAAAAGCGTTGCGGGATATTCTGATCTATCTTGAGATTTGTGATGGGAATATGGAGGAAGGGAGTTTTCGGTGTGATGCCAATGTTTCCATCCGTCCTTCAGGAAGTGAAACCTTTGGAACCCGCGTGGAAATCAAGAACCTCAATTCATTCCGGTTTGTTCAGAAAGCCATAGAATATGAAATTAAACGCCAAGAAGAAGTATTGGCGGATGGAGGGGCCATTGTCTTAGAAACCCGGTTGTGGGATTCTCAACACGGCAGAACTTCACCCCTTCGCTCAAAGGAAGAAGCCCATGACTACCGTTATTTTCCCGAACCCGATTTGGTGCCCCTTCAGATAGAATCCAAGTGGATTGAAGAAATTAAAAAAGGGCTCCCGGAATTACCCGAAGCGAAACGGGCCCGGTTCGTCAAAACGTTTAATTTGCCTCCATATGATGCGGGCGTGCTGACTTCCTCCCGTGCCCTGGCCGATTATTTTGAAGCCTGTGTCACGCTTATAAATAAACCCAAAATGGTCAGTAATTGGATCATGACCGAGGTTCTTAGAACCCTCAAAGGGGCTTCCGATATATCTGAACAGGATGAATCATTGTTTTTTGAAAAAACCATGCCCCCCAGTCGCTTGGTAGAATTATTGAAGCTGATTGACCAGAGCGTCATCAGCAATACCATTGGAAAATCCGTTTTTGAGGAGATGATCCAAAAGAAGGGGGCTAGTGCGGAATCAATTGTTAAAGAAAAGGGTGTTGCACAGGTCAGTGATGAAGGGGCTTTGGAAAGGATGATCGATCAGATTATCGCTTCCCATGAAAAAGAGGTAAAAGAATTCAAAAGTGGAAAAGAGAAACTTTTCGGGTTTTTTGTGGGGCAGGTCATGAAACTGTCCAAGGGAAAGGCCAATCCAGGGAAAGTTAATGAACTTCTCAAAAAAAAGTTAAAAAGCGAGAGGTTGGAGGCTTAA